In Candidatus Zixiibacteriota bacterium, one genomic interval encodes:
- a CDS encoding prepilin-type N-terminal cleavage/methylation domain-containing protein — MRCYSKLTNKKGFTLIEVVVSMFILSGGLLLLLPMMVVSMQSNDLANGFTEASMMIKGKMEELKNIDNPVSGADSIGTSYRTWTITQAENNLLRMVVNINWTDIDGGLHTNSMVSYMMKN, encoded by the coding sequence ATGAGATGCTATTCGAAACTAACAAATAAAAAAGGTTTTACACTAATTGAGGTAGTTGTAAGCATGTTTATTCTCTCCGGCGGTTTGCTTCTTTTACTGCCGATGATGGTTGTCTCAATGCAATCGAATGATCTCGCTAATGGTTTTACTGAGGCTTCCATGATGATTAAAGGTAAAATGGAGGAACTTAAAAATATAGACAATCCTGTTTCCGGAGCCGATTCAATCGGCACCTCTTACAGAACATGGACGATTACACAAGCTGAAAATAATCTATTGCGAATGGTTGTTAATATTAATTGGACCGACATTGACGGCGGACTTCATACAAACAGCATGGTTTCTTACATGATGAAAAACTGA